The sequence CGCTGTTCATCGAGGCCCAGAAGATCGGCACCTACAACAGCCGGATCGGCTACCTGATCATGACCTCGCTGACCGGCGCGGGGTTCTTCTTCTTCGTCGGGTACATCAAGACCATCCCGCGCGAGATGGACGAGGCCGCCGCCTTGGACGGCTGCGGGTACATCCGCTACATCTTCACGATGGTCGTCCCGCAGATGAAGCCGGCGCTGGCCACCTTCGGCATCTTCGGCTTCGTCGCCGGCTGGAACAACCTGATCCTGCCCCTGGTCATGCTCAACGACCAGAGCCTGTGGCCGGTGACCCGCGGCCTGTTCTCGTTCTTCGGGCAGTACTCCTCGCAGTGGCCGCTGGTCGCGGCGGCGACGATCATCGTGGCGCTGCCGATCCTGGCCGTCTTCGCGCTCCTGCAACGCAACCTGGTCGAGGGCGTCGCCGGCGGTGCTGCGGCCGGCAGTGGAGGCGTGGCAGTGACACAGAACCCGGAGAAGATCTCATGACTTCACAGACCAAGCACGCTTTGGTGGTCCGGGGTGGCTGGGACGGCCACGTCCCGGTCCCCACGAGCGACAAGTACGCGGCCGTCCTCAAGGACGACGGTTACGACGTCACGGTTTCCGACACCCTGGACAGCTACCTCGACGAGGAGCTGTTGGCCGGCACCGATCTGATCGTCCAGTGCTGGACCATGGGCCAGATCAGCGGTGACCAGGTCAGCGGTCTGATCAATGCGGTGCGAGCCGGGACGGGGTTCGCCGGCTGGCACGGCGGCGTCATCGATGCCTTCCGGAGCGAGACCCGTTATCAGCTCATGACCGGCGGGCAGTTCGTGCACCACCCGCGGGAGTTCACCACCTACGAGGTACGGACCGTCGCCGAACACCCGATCATGGCCGGGATCGAGCGGTTCACCGTGACCACCGAGCAGTACTACCTGCACATGGATCCGCAGGTCGAGGTCCTGGCGGTCACCGACTACGCCGAGGACCCGGACACCCCCGAGCTCGCCGGCGCCGTCGTGCCGATCACCTGGACCCGGGAGTGGGGAGCCGGCCGGGTCTTCGTCACCGCGGTCGGCCACCGGATGGCCGACGTGGAAGTACCCGAAGTCGATGCGATGATCAGGAGGGGAATGGCATGGGCGACACGATGACATCAGCGACACCGACGACACCGGCGCTGCGCGTCGGCGTGGTCGGTGCGGGCAACATCAGCGGCCAGTACTTCGAGGCGGTGCCGCGATTGCCGAACCTGCGCATCACGGCGGTCGCCGACCTGGACGCGGACCGCGCCGCCGCGGCCGCGTCCCGGATCCCCGGTGCGCGTGCCGCCAAGCCGAACGAGCTGTACACGGCCGAGGACGTCGACCTCGTCCTGAACCTGACCATCCCGGCCGCGCACGCCGAGGTCGCGCACGCCGCGATCGCCGGCGGCAAGCACGTCTACGGCGAGAAGCCGCTCGCGGCCACCACCGCCGAGGCCCGTGCGGTGCTGGAAGCGGCCGAGCGCGCCGGGGTGCGCGTCGGCTGCGCGCCGGACACCGTGCTCGGCACCGGGATCCAGACGGCGCGGGCCGTCCTGGACGCCGGGGACGTCGGCGTCCCGGTGGCCGCGACCGCGTTCATGGTCACGCCGGGCCACGAACGCTGGCATCCGGCCCCGGAGTTCTACTACCGCCCCGGTGGCGGTCCGCTCCTGGACATGGGCCCGTACTACCTCACGGCGCTGGTCACGCTGCTCGGCCCGGTGAAGCGCGTGGTGGGGATGAGCTCCACTCCGCGCCCCACACGGGTCATCGGCAGCGGGCCCCGGGCCGGCACCGAGTTCGCGGTGGAGGTGGAGACGCATGTCACCGGCGTGCTGGAGCACGAGGGCGGCGCGCTGTCCACGCTGGTGATGAGCTTCGACGTGTGGGCCGGGCAGCTGCCGCGGATCGAGGTCTACGGGTCCGGGGGATCGCTGGAGGTGCCCGATCCCAACGGGTTCGACGGGGAGGTGCGCATTTTCCGAGCTGAGGCTGGCGAATGGGAGCGGGTTCCCGAGCGCGGCGGATACCGCGATGCCTCACGCGGTTACGGCGTCTCGGACCTGGCGCGGGCGCTCGGCGAAGGGGTTCCGCACCGGGCGAACGGCCAGCTGGCCTTCCACGTGCTGGACGTCATGGAATCGCTGCTCGCCGCCGCGAAGAGCGGGGACTCGGTGCGGATCGGCAGCACCTGCGAGCGTCCCGCGGCGGTTCCGGCCGGGGCCCGGCCCGAGCAGGAACAAGGGCAGGAGCCGGAACTTTGAGGAAGCGGCCGGCTGTGCTGTTCGCCATGCTCCACGAGAACCTGCCCCGGCTGTTCTCGCCCCAGGCCATGGACCGGCTGCGCGAGCTGACCGAGATCGACGCCTGTCTGGTGGTCGAGGACTTCCGGCAGCCGGAGGCGGCCCGGGCGCTGGCCTCGGCCGAGGTCCTGATCACCAGCTGGGGCGCGCCGCCGATCGGGCAGAGCGTGCTGGACGGCGCACCGCGGTTGCGCGCCGTCCTGCACGCGGCCGGGACGGTGCGCGGCTACGTCACGGACGCGTGCTGGGAGCGCGGGCTGCTGGTGTCCTCGGCGGCGGAGGCCAACGCGATCCCGGTCGCCGAGTACACGCTGGCCGCGATCCTGTTGGCGGGCAAGAACGCCTTCGTGCTGCGCGAGTCGTTCACCGGCTCGCGCGGCGCGCCCGATCCCGATCGGGAACGGCGGCGGGACACGCTCGGCAACCACCGCCGGCGGGTCGGCGTCATCGGCGCCTCGCGGGTCGGGCGGCGGTTGCTGGAGTTGTTGCGGCCGCTGGACTTCGAGGTCTTCCTGGGCGATCCCTACGTCGGGCCGACCGAGGCCGCCGAGCTCGGCGCCGTGCTGCTGTCGCTGGACGATCTCCTGCGCAGCAGCGACGTCGTCACGGTGCACGCGCCGGACCTGCCGGCCACCCGCGGGATGCTCGACCGGCGCCGGCTCGCGCTGATCCCCGACGGCGCGACCCTGATCAACACGGCACGGGGCGCGTTGATCGAGGCCGAGGCGCTGACCGCCGAGCTGGTCTCCGGCCGGCTCAGCGCGGTCCTGGACGTCACCGATCCCGAGCCGCTGCCTGCGGATTCGCCGCTGTACGGGCTTGCGAACGTCTTCCTCACCCCGCACATCGCCGGTTCCGTCGGCAACGAGCTGTCGCGGATCGGCGATGCGGTGGTGGACGAGGTCGAGCGGCTGGTGAGCGGATATCCGTTGCGGCATCAGGTGGTGCGGTCGGATCTGGAGCGGGTGGCCTGAGCCTCATCCCACTCTGAATCAGCCCACCTTGAATCAGTCCTCTTCGAAGGTGACGACCATCTTCCCGGTGTTGCCGCCGCCGAGCATGGACACGAAGGCGTCGACCGTGTTGGCGAAGCCGTGCACCACGGTCTCGTCGACCGGTACGGCGCCGGAGACGATGTGCGGGATCAGGAAGTCCTCGAACTCCTCGCGGGCGTCGAGGTGGTCGCGCACCAGGAACCCCTCCAGGCGCAGCGCGTTGCCGACGATGTCGTAGAGGTTGGCCGGCGCGGCGGGCGGGTTGTCCAGGTCGTCGTACTGCGCGACGGCGCCGCACCAGGCGATGCGTCCGTGGTGTCGCAGGACGCTGATGGCGGCCTCCAGGTGCGTGCCTCCGACGTTGTCGAAGTAGACGTCGATGCCGTGCGGCGCGGCGGCGCTGAGCTGGTCGGCCAGCGGCGTCGCGGACCGGTAGTCCACGGCGGCGTCGAAGCCGACGTGCTCGACCAGGTGCTTCGCCTTCGCCGGGGAGCCGGTGCTGCCGATGAGCCGGCCGGCGCCCAGCACCCGGGCGATGCGCGCGGCCGCCGTCCCGACACCGCCGCCGGCGGCCGAGATGAACAGGTCCTCGCCGGGCTGGAGCTTCGCGATCCGCTTCAGCCCGACGTAGGCGGTCAGGCCGGTGCCGCCGAGGATGCCGAGGTAGGCGGTGAGCGGGACGCCGTCGGGGACGGTCAGGACCCTGATGTCAGCCGCGGTGACGACCGCGTGCGTGGCCCAGCTGTGCCGGTGGAAGACGACGCTGCCCTCGGCGACCGCCGGGTCCTTCGAGGCCAGGACCCGGCCCAGCACCCGGCCCTCGAGCCCGAAGCCCTTCTCCCAGTCGCCCCAGTGCATCGCCTCGCGCATGTACGGGTCGACAGACTGGGCCAGGTTCCGCACCAGGATCCGGCCCGGCGCGAGGTCCGGGATCGGCCCGGAGACGAACTCGAAATCGGCGGCCGCGGGGCGGCCCTGCGGGCGGCGGGCTTGGCGGATGGCTTGGTAGGTCGCGTTGACTGGCATGGCCATGACAGTAGGGAACCGTGCAGCTCAGAAGCAGATGCGCGCGTTTGTGGATAACCCGTTTCCATGAGCGGCTTTCATGATCGCGTAGCTCGGTTTACAGTGATCGCATGACCGACCTCGCTCCCTCGGAGCTGCGCCTGCTGGTCGCCGTGGCGCGCATGGGGAGCTTCACCGCCGCCGCGGAGGTCAGCGGGACGTCGCAGTCCGCGGTGTCGCACGCGATCCGCGGCGTGGAGCGCAAGGTCGGAGCCGTGCTGTTCGAGCGCGGCCGCGCCGGTGCGCGGCCGACCCCGGCGGGGGAGCGGGCCGTGGTGCGGGCCCGGCAGGTGCTGCGCCAGCTGGAGCTTCTGGGCGCCGAGGCGCGCGGCGCGGAGGAGGGCACGGTCAGCGGCACGCTGCGGGTCGCGGCGTTCCGCAGCGCCGCGGCGGTACTGCTGCCGCCGGCGATCATCGGGCTCGGCGCACGGTATCCGGGCGTCACGCCGCGCGTGCTGGTCGTGCCCGAACTCGGCGCGGGCACCGTCGGCGAGGTCGAGGAAGGCCGCGCGGACCTGGCCATCGCCACCCTCGACGAAGACACCGCAGCCCCCGACGGCCTGGTGGTCGGCGAGCTGCTGCGCGAGCCCTATGTGCTGGCCTACCCCGCCACGCGCAGAAAACCGCAGGGCCTGCCGCTGATCGACTGGCCGGAGAACTGCTCCTCGTACACCCGCGACTGGTGGCGCACCCAGGACTTCCTGCCCAAAGCGACGCTGGAGGTCGCCGACGACGGCGTGGTCCTGTCGATGATCGCGCAAGGCGTCGGCATGGCGATCCTGCCCCGCCTGACCGTCACCGGCCCGGTCGCCGGCGTGACGGTGGAGAGCCTCGGCCCCCACGCCCCGACGCGCCGCATCGTCAGCGTGGCCACGCGCGCCGACGCGAAGGCCGCGGCACCGCGCGAACTGGTGCGGCTGCTGCGCGGGGTCGCGCGGGAGATGTTGGCCTAAGTCGCCGGCGCTCGTCCTCCGCGCGGTTTTTCGGCGCCCCTGACTTTTGTGTGTGTGGGTGGGTGTGGCTGGTTGCGGTTTGTTGGTGGGTTGACAGTCACAGGCGTTTGTTGACGGCTTCGCGCAGGGTTTGCGGGATCCGTTGGTGGCGCGGGTTGGGGGTGGTGCTGGTTTTGCGGGGCGGTGGTGGTGTGGGCAGGTGGTTGGGTTTACTGCGACGGTCAAGAGCAAGAGCGACAGTCAAGGGCGCCTCCGGCGGCGCCTGCGCGGCGAGCGGCCTCGCTCCGGGGAGTGGGGGTCGCGTAGTCGGGCGGCGGTCGCTGCTTGTGGTCGCCTCTGTCCCGGATTCCCCGTCGCTTCGTCGCCCGGAGGGAACCATCCCGGCCTGGGCGGTGTCAAGCCGGATCACACGCTGCTGTGGGCTAGTATCGGCGGCTTGACACCGCCCAGTCCGGGATGGTTGTGCAAGCACCGCCGAAGCGACGGGGAATCCGGGACAACCCCGGCCTGTGGTGTGGACGGGGTCCACTTCGCGAGGCGCAGCGGCGGCCGGGTGGTGTGTGCGTGTGGTGCGGGAACTCTTCCCACAGGTGGGTTTGTCCCGGATTCCCCGTCGCGTCGGCGGGCGAAGCCAAGCAGGCCGGGCCGGTGGTGTCAAGTCGCTGATACCGGGCCACCAGCTGGGCGATCCGACTTGATACCACCGGACCGGTCTGCTTCCGTAAGGCGACGATGCGACGGGGAATCCGGGACAGAGGCGACCACAAGCAGCGTCCGCCGCCTAGCAGCGCGGCCCCCCACTCCCCGGAGCGAGGCCGCTCGCCGCGTAGGCGCCGCCGGAGGCGCTCTTGACCTTGACTGCCGCTTTTGCTCTTGACTGTCGCAGTAGAGCCAACCACTTGCCCACACCACCGTCGCCCCGCGAAACCAGCGCCACCCCCGACCCGCGCCACCAACGGATCCCGCAAAACCCGCGCGAAGCCGTCAAAAAACGCCTGTAAGCCACCCACCCCAGCCGCACCCACACGAGAAACTCACCCACACAGAGGTCAGGAGCGCCGGTTTTCCTGCACCCGCAAGCCGGGGAACGGTTTCCGCGCCGTTTCGCCCGCTGGCCGGCCCGGGCCCTCCCGCCCCGGGATGCCGGAGCGACCCCGTCCCGTCGCGCGCGCCGCCGTGCTCCGGAATCAGCTCCTTGACCTGCCGATTGTGGGCTGCTCGTTGCGGTATCGAGATTTTTCAAGGATCGGCAAACTCTTGCAGCCCTGAGATCAGGATATTGCGCGAAGGTGTCGGCGGCGTTACGCTCCCGCTGCGACATCCCCCCACCGGGCCGAACGCCACGGCCCGAACCCCGCACTGTGCCCCATCGAAGGAGCCCTTTGTGATGTCCAGATCCGCACGCGCCCGGATACCGGGCACGCGACCGTACTCGCCACGCCGCACCCGCACCATGGCCGCCGCCCTCGGGGCGGTGCTGGCCACCGCCGGCACGCTGGTCGCCCTCGCCGCCTCGCCCGCGGCCGCGGCCGGTGCCACCGGCGGCTCCGGGGCGAGCCTGCCCTATGTGGAGGTCCAGGCCGCGAAGTCCGCGACCACCGGGAGTCTGATCGGTCCAAGCTTCAGCCAGGGCCAGCTCGCCGACGAGGCCTCCTACCGGCAGGCCGTCACCCTGGCCGGCAACGGCTCGGGCCAGAGCATCACCTTCACCACCCCGGTCGCGACCAACTCGATCGACATCCGGTACAGCATCCCGGACACATCGTCAGGGTCCGTATACAGTGCCCCGCTGTCGCTGTACGTCAACGGTGCCAAGCAGTCCGACCTGTCGCTGACCAACGCCTACAGCTGGTACTACGGGAGCTACCCGTTCACCAACACCCCGGGCAGCGGCAACCCGCACCACTTCTACGACGAGGTGCACCGGCTGCTGTCCACGACCTATCCGGCCGGGACCACCTTCAAGCTGCAGGTCGACTCCGGTGACAGCGCCTCGTCCTACACGATCAACCTCGCCGACTTCGAGAACGTGGGCCCGGCGCTGACCCAGCCGGCCGGCTCGGTCTCGGTGACCAGCGAGGGCGCGGACGCCACCGGCGTGAACGACTCCACCAGCGCGTTCAACGCGGCCATCGCCGCCGCGGGCGCGGGCGGCACGGTGTGGATCCCGCCGGGCACGTTCAACATCCCGGGCCACATCTCGGTCAACAACGTGACCGTCGCCGGCGCCGGCATGTGGTACTCGACCGTGACCGGCACCGCGCCGGGCTTCTACGGCAACTCCGCGCCGAACCCGAGCACCAACGTGCATCTGTCGAACTTCGCCATCTTCGGCAACGTGCAGGAGCGCGACGACAGCGCCCAGGTGAACGGCATCGGCGGCGCGCTGAGCAACTCGACCGTGTCCAACATCTGGATCGAGCACATGAAGGTCGGGGCCTGGATGGACGGCCCGATGGACAAGCTGACCTTCAGCGGGATGCGGATCCGGGACACCACGGCCGACGGCATCAACTTCCACGGCGGCGTGACCAACTCCACCGTGACCAACAGCGACATCCGCAACACCGGTGACGACGGCATCGCGACCTGGGCCGACTCCGGCATCGGCGCCGACGCCAACGACACCATCTCCAACAACACCGTCCAGCTCCAGCAGCTCGCCAACGGCATCGCCATCTACGGCGGCCACGACAACACCGTCACCGGCAACCTGGTCGCCGACACCGGTCTGACCCAGGGCGGCGGCATCCACGTCGGCCAGCGCTTCAGCTCCACGCCGGTGGGCACCACCACGATCTCGAACAACACCCTGCTCCGCGACGGCAGCCTGGACCCGAACTGGCAGTTCGGCGTCGGCGCGCTGTGGTTCGACGGCAGCCAGGGCGCGATCACCGGGCCGATCAACGTCAGCAACGCCCTGATCGAGCAGTCGCCGTTCGAGGCGGTCCAGTGGGTCGAGGGCACGGTCAGCGGCGTCAGCCTGAACAACGTGACCATCGCCGGCACCGGCACGTTCGCGATGCAGGAGCAGACCGGCGGCACCGCGACGTTCCAGAACGTCGTCGCCACCGGCGTGGCGCAGGCCAACGCCGGCAACGCGCCGAGCTACAGCTGCGAGGGCAACTCCTTCGCCATCACCGACAACGGCGGCAACTCCGGCGTGAGCCCGACGCAGTGCGTCTCGGACAACCCCACGCCGGTCTTCCCGCCGTACCCGGCCAGCAGCGTCACCACCAGCCCCGGCTCGCTGAACTTCGGCTCGGTGGCGACCGGCACGACCAGCGCCGCGCAGACCGTGACGGTCTCCAACCCGACCGGCTCGGCGGCCGCGGTGTCCTCGATCGCCGCCACCGGTGACTTCGCGCAGACCAACAACTGCGGTTCCTCGATCGCGGCCAACGGTTCCTGCACGGTGAGCGTCACCTTCAAGCCCACCGCTTCCGGTGCGCGCAGCGGCAGCCTGACGGTCAACGCCGGCGGCGTCACCGACACCGTCTCGCTGTCCGGCAGCGGCGTCGCGCCCGGACCGGTGCTCGCCGCCAACCCGGCCAGCCTGGCCTTCGCCCGCACCGCGGTCGGCGCCTCGGCCGGGCCGCAGACGGTGACCATCTCCAACAGCGGTACCAGCGCGGCCACCGTCTCAGGGGTCTCCGTCACCGGCGACTTCAGCCAGACGAACAACTGCTCCTCGATCGCCGTCAACGGCACCTGCACGGTCACGGTGAACTTCACCCCGACCGCCGGGGGCTCGCGCACCGGCACGCTCACCGTCGCCAGCAACGCGACCAACGCCCCCACCACCGTGGCGCTCAGCGGCACCGGCGTCGACAGCTCGGTGAACCTGGCGGCCGGCCAGCCGGCCTCGGCCAGCTCCAGCAACGGCTCCTACGTCCCGGCCAACCTGACCGACGCCGACCCCTCGACCTACTGGGAGAGCGCGAACAGCGCCTTCCCGCAGTGGGCGCAGGTCGACCTCGGCCAGAACTGGAACGTCGGCAAGGTGGTCCTGCGGCTCCCGCCGTCGACCGCGTGGGGTGCCCGCACCCAGACGTTGTCGGTCCAGGGCTCCACGGACGGCACGAACTTCTCGACCCTCGTGGGCTCGGCCACCTACACCTTCGACCCGAACGCCAACAACAACACGGTGACGATCCCGTTCACCGCCGGCACGGTCCGCTACGTTCGGGTGAACATCACCGCGAACAGCGGCTGGCCGGCCGGGCAGCTCTCGGACTTCCAGGTCTACCTCGGCAGCGGCGGCACCACCACCGGCCCGTCGATCGCGACCAGCCCGAGCAGCCTGTCCTTCGGCAACCAGGCCGTCGGCACCGCCTCCGGCGCGCAGTCGGTCTCGGTGAGCAACACCGGCAACGGCGCGGCCTCGATCTCCTCGATCACCACCAGCGGTGACTTCGCGCTTGCCAGTCCATCAACACAGACCAACACCTGCGGCAGCACCCTGGCCGCCGGCGCGTCCTGCACGGTGAGCGTCACCTTCACCCCGACTGCCTCCGGCACCCGGACCGGCTCGCTGAGCATCGCCAGCAACGCCCCCGGCAGCCCGGCGACGGTCGCCCTGACCGGCACCGGCGCCACCAGCGGCACCACCAACCTGGCGCTGAACCAGCCGACCTCGTCCAGCGGGTACACGCAGAACTACGTGCCCGGCAACGTGGTCGACGGCAACACCAGCAGCTACTGGGAGAGCACGGACAACGCCTTCCCGCAGTGGATCCAGGTCGACCTCGGCGCCTCGAAGAGCATCAGCAAGGTCGTGCTCGACCTGCCGCCGTCCAGCTCCTGGGCCACCCGCAGCCAGACGCTGTCGGTGCTCGGCTCGACCGACAACAGCACCTTCTCCACCATCGTCGGTTCGGCGAGCTACACCTTCAACCCCTCGACCGGGAACACCGTGACCATCACGTTCCCGTCGACCTCCCCCCGGTACGTGCGGCTGAACTTCACCGCCAACACCGGGTGGCCGGCCGGGCAGCTCTCGGAGTTCCAGATCTTCCAGTGACACGTGGTTCTGGTTCTCAGTGATGCGGCGCCGTCTCCGCTCGTGCGGGGGCGGCGCCGCGCTGTTCTCATGGCTTATCGGTATCCGCTGATCGAGACCAGGGCGTCGTAGAGGGCGGAGTCACCGGACGGCCGGTCCTGCCAGCGCGCGGCGATGTGACCGTCCGGCCGGACAAGCAGGGCTCCGCCGGAACGCAGGCCACAACTGTCGGCGTGCTCGGCAGGCAGAGATTCGATGCGGAGCGGCCACGGCCCGGTGATTTGTTGCCCCCAGCCCGCCGGGTCCGGAGTCAGAACCGTGAACCACTCGCCGACGGCGTCCAGGGTCGAGCGATTCGGCGTCTGACACCGGCATGCTGAACTCCTCTCAACGCTCGCGGATGCCGCCCTGAATATCAGTAATCGTAGGGCAATGTCTGTTCATGGATGAGAATCCTGATTCCGGTTATGAACCTTTACTCACTCTTGACCGCCGGAGCATTGCCGCCCCCGCCCGCCGCCGACGACGATGAGCACGCGCTTCGCAAGGTCCGGACACCCCCGCTCGGCTTCGGCCCATGGCTCCCGACGCCGACGTCCTCGCCACCTATCCGAAGGGACTCTCATGTTGAGAGGCGCGTCACCCAAACTCGCCGCCGCGCTCGCCGCGGCCACCGTGATCTGCACCGGCGTCGTGGTCGCCGTGTCGTCGGCGACCGCTCAGGCCGCGCCCGGCCACGCCGTCGCGGCGCACGCGGTTCCGGCCGCGTCGGCCAAGCTCGGTACCACCGTCGCGCCCGGCGGCAACTTCAACCTGTCGGTCTGGGAGCTCCAGGAGCCCGTGGGCAGCCCCGGGTCGCCGCGGACGATTCCGTCCTCGCAGCTGCAGGGGTCGAAGGGCTATCAGGACTCGTACTTCTACACGGACCCCAAAGACGGGGCCATGACGTTCTGGGCGCCGGAGAAGGGTGTCACCACACCGAACTCCAACTACGCGCGCTCCGAGCTGCGCGAGATGAACAGCGACGGCAGCGATGCCGACTGGCACCTGGCCGGCACCCACCAGCTGCAGGCCACCCTGCGCGTGGACTCGGTGACCAACCATGTCTGCGTGGGCCAGATCCACCTCGGGACCGGCGGCTCCTCGACCAAGCCGCTCGTCGAGCTGTACTACTACGCCAACGGCAACATCGTGCTCGGGACCGAGAACTCGCCGTCCGGCGGGCAGACCACGCACCAGATCGCGAACGTGCCGGTCGGGACGCAGTGGAGCTACACGATCGCCGTCACCGGCGGGAACACCGTCTCGCTGACGGTGAACGGCAAGACGACGAAGTACACGATCCCGTCGTCCTTCGACGCGTACCACATGTACTTCAAGGCTGGTTCGTACAACCAGTCCTCGTCGAACAGCACCACCAAGGGGGCGCGCGTGGGCTTCTACGCGCTGACGGTGCACCACAGCGGCTGACCGCCGCGAACAGGGATCCCCGCGCCCGATCCACCGATCGGGCGCGGGCAGATCTGAGCGGGGCAGATCTGGGCGGGGCAGATCACAGTCCGAACGCTTCCTTGGTCTTCGCCCGCTGCGCGCGCGCCATCCCGCGCATCACCTCGTAGCTGCGGCCGTCCATGGTCGACACGATGATGACGTCATGGCCCTGACGCTCCTCGACCGTGGCGATGGCGTCGCGCGACAGGGAGATGTTGTCGTTGAAGAGCATGCGGAACGGGGCCTTGAGATGAATCGTGTGTTCGTCGAAGTCGGTCACGGTCCAGCGCTTGTGCTCGGCCTTTTCCCCGGCCTTGTTCTCGGTCATGAGTGTTAGCGTTGCGCCGACGGCACGGTGATGGCGGCGCGGGTGGGCCGTTCGGGTGTGTCGCGAGAAGATCGGCGCAGAATTTCCTGACGGCCGGTCAGCCCGCGCCCTGGTCGCCGTTGTCGGCCAGCCGCGACCGCAGCCCGTCGATGAGCCGGTCCACCCCGAAGGCGAACAGCTTCTGGGTGTCGCCGTCGGCCATCAGCGCCATGAGGGCCCCGATGTTCGGCAGTGACTCGGCGGCCGCCTTGCACGCGTCGTCCGCCATCGTCCCGGACGCCGCGGACGCCGCGGACGCCGCGGACGCCGCGGACTTCGCCCCGGCGCGCAGCGTGCCCAGCGGTGCCTTCGGCTGCTGCTCCTGGAGCACGAAGCCTTGCACGTAGTTGGCCATCAGCACCGTGGCCCACGCGGCCTCGTCCTCCGAGAAGCCGCCGGCGTGCAGGCGGCCCAGCATCACGTCGAGCAGGTGCATCAGGTTCGGGCCGGGGGTGCGGCGGCCGGCCATCAGGCGGGCGGTGTCGCGGTTGGCGTGCAGGTAGCGGTAGTAGCCGTGGGCCATCTCGCGCAGGCACACCGACCAGTCGCCGTCGGCGGCCAGCTTGCGGGGGTCCCAGGTCAGGCTGTCGGCGAGAAGGTCGAGCAGCTGCTCCTTGTCCTGCACGTGGTAGTACAGCGAG is a genomic window of Catenulispora sp. MAP5-51 containing:
- a CDS encoding choice-of-anchor D domain-containing protein, yielding MSRSARARIPGTRPYSPRRTRTMAAALGAVLATAGTLVALAASPAAAAGATGGSGASLPYVEVQAAKSATTGSLIGPSFSQGQLADEASYRQAVTLAGNGSGQSITFTTPVATNSIDIRYSIPDTSSGSVYSAPLSLYVNGAKQSDLSLTNAYSWYYGSYPFTNTPGSGNPHHFYDEVHRLLSTTYPAGTTFKLQVDSGDSASSYTINLADFENVGPALTQPAGSVSVTSEGADATGVNDSTSAFNAAIAAAGAGGTVWIPPGTFNIPGHISVNNVTVAGAGMWYSTVTGTAPGFYGNSAPNPSTNVHLSNFAIFGNVQERDDSAQVNGIGGALSNSTVSNIWIEHMKVGAWMDGPMDKLTFSGMRIRDTTADGINFHGGVTNSTVTNSDIRNTGDDGIATWADSGIGADANDTISNNTVQLQQLANGIAIYGGHDNTVTGNLVADTGLTQGGGIHVGQRFSSTPVGTTTISNNTLLRDGSLDPNWQFGVGALWFDGSQGAITGPINVSNALIEQSPFEAVQWVEGTVSGVSLNNVTIAGTGTFAMQEQTGGTATFQNVVATGVAQANAGNAPSYSCEGNSFAITDNGGNSGVSPTQCVSDNPTPVFPPYPASSVTTSPGSLNFGSVATGTTSAAQTVTVSNPTGSAAAVSSIAATGDFAQTNNCGSSIAANGSCTVSVTFKPTASGARSGSLTVNAGGVTDTVSLSGSGVAPGPVLAANPASLAFARTAVGASAGPQTVTISNSGTSAATVSGVSVTGDFSQTNNCSSIAVNGTCTVTVNFTPTAGGSRTGTLTVASNATNAPTTVALSGTGVDSSVNLAAGQPASASSSNGSYVPANLTDADPSTYWESANSAFPQWAQVDLGQNWNVGKVVLRLPPSTAWGARTQTLSVQGSTDGTNFSTLVGSATYTFDPNANNNTVTIPFTAGTVRYVRVNITANSGWPAGQLSDFQVYLGSGGTTTGPSIATSPSSLSFGNQAVGTASGAQSVSVSNTGNGAASISSITTSGDFALASPSTQTNTCGSTLAAGASCTVSVTFTPTASGTRTGSLSIASNAPGSPATVALTGTGATSGTTNLALNQPTSSSGYTQNYVPGNVVDGNTSSYWESTDNAFPQWIQVDLGASKSISKVVLDLPPSSSWATRSQTLSVLGSTDNSTFSTIVGSASYTFNPSTGNTVTITFPSTSPRYVRLNFTANTGWPAGQLSEFQIFQ
- a CDS encoding TetR/AcrR family transcriptional regulator; protein product: MTSADHSAAARPPAITREALAAAGLTVLRRDGLDALSMRKVAAELGVRAASLYYHVQDKEQLLDLLADSLTWDPRKLAADGDWSVCLREMAHGYYRYLHANRDTARLMAGRRTPGPNLMHLLDVMLGRLHAGGFSEDEAAWATVLMANYVQGFVLQEQQPKAPLGTLRAGAKSAASAASAASAASGTMADDACKAAAESLPNIGALMALMADGDTQKLFAFGVDRLIDGLRSRLADNGDQGAG
- a CDS encoding polysaccharide lyase family 7 protein; this translates as MLRGASPKLAAALAAATVICTGVVVAVSSATAQAAPGHAVAAHAVPAASAKLGTTVAPGGNFNLSVWELQEPVGSPGSPRTIPSSQLQGSKGYQDSYFYTDPKDGAMTFWAPEKGVTTPNSNYARSELREMNSDGSDADWHLAGTHQLQATLRVDSVTNHVCVGQIHLGTGGSSTKPLVELYYYANGNIVLGTENSPSGGQTTHQIANVPVGTQWSYTIAVTGGNTVSLTVNGKTTKYTIPSSFDAYHMYFKAGSYNQSSSNSTTKGARVGFYALTVHHSG